The region AGCGGCGGCCAATTGTTCCGGCTCCAAATCATTGAACTTACCGGAAATGAGGGCCAAACCCAGCCACAATTCATTTTCCCCCCGCAGGGTGGCAGCCACTTCCCCCAAAAGCGTAGGGGTGTATTCCTCCAGGGCTTCCATTTCCTGCAAAATGTCGATCAAGTCCAAAAACTCTTGCCAATAGTAGGACTGACGGGATTGCAAACGGTCGTATTCCTGTTGTCGTTTGCTCAGAGTTTTACGCAATTCTTGCCGTTGGTGGAACTGCTCCAAAAGTTTTCCGGGATGTTTTTGGCTAGCCAGGGGATGAACCGCCAACAGTGTTTCCACATGGTCTACCCTGGCCTGTTGCTCCACTAATTCTGGGCTCGGGGCCAAGGGATAGGCTTGGGGATCTAATCCCTCGGCGATCGCCAATGTCTCCTCATCGCCTTTCACTGGTTTACCCGGAGCCAACAATTCTGCCGGGGGTGGAGTCAAATTCTGCCATTGGGCTGGGGACAAATTACCCATGGGCACTGCGTAAATATCCCCCACGGTGACATGGTACCAACGGTTATCATCGGCTAGGCAACACCATTGGGGCAGATTATGTGCCGGGGCCAGGGGAGCCACAATAATCGCTAAACGAGGTTGATGGGTTTTGACGTGGCGACCTTTGAGATATAAAAGTTGACCCGGTGTCAGGGTTTTAAGTTGATCCTTTAACTGTTGCTTCCGTTCTTTTTCTGCCTGTTGCTCTAGGATTTTCAGTAATCTTTGTTCTTCCCGCAATCGTCCCCGGAATTTTTCGTAACTGCGTAAATCCTTTTCCCCAATGCCCGCCAACTTAATATCCAATTGGGATAATTTTTTCACCGTTTCGGCGATCGCCACCTTGGTCGGTTCCAGGGCAAACTGGGCCAAGTATTCCGCAAAGCTCCGCTCCAGCAGACTTTTTACTTCTTCCAAATCATGTTTTTGCAACAAATTCAGCACCATGCCATAGGAAGGGGTAAACCAACTTTTTAACGGTTCCGCCTCCGCTAGGGCCAAGTAAGATGCCTCTTTCGCTCCTTCAAAGGGAGTTTGCACCGTAATCACATGGCCTTCAATATCCATCCCCCGCCGCCCGGCCCGCCCCGCAATTTGCAAAAATTCCGAAGGACTAAGCATGGCGTGCCCTTCATTGGTCCGTTTTGAGAGGGCAGAGATCACTGTCGTGCGGGCTGGCATATTAATCCCCGCCGATAGGGTCGCCGTGGCAAACACCACCTTAATCAAGCCCTGCTCAAATAACTTTTCCACCAGGGTTTTCATATCCGGCAAAATACCCGCATGGTGTACCGCAATGCCCCGTAAAAGGGGTTCAATCTGCTCGAGCCTGGTCATGGGGGAAGATTGGGCAATCCAGCCCCAGAGTTTGAACATGCCTTCCGGGTCAATCGCCAGGGCAGTTAATAGTTTTTGGGACGCCTCACGGCCCTGGGGATAATCCAAATAGGCAATGACCGCTTGGACCATATCCGGTAAACCATCCGCCAAATCCCGTTCCAACTTCTGCCGCAGTAGGGGATTTTTGCCAAAGAAAAAATCGAGCAGTTGCAGTTGGATACTTTCCTGTTCCGCCGGTTCCACCAAAGATAAATCTTCTAAGGATTGGGCCGCCTGTTCACAGCCCCGACGACTAAAAATTACATAAATTACTGGCAGCAAATTCCTTTCCTGTAGCTGTTGCATCACTAACAGGGGATAGGGACAATCCTCCCGGCGCATCCGTCGATTTTTACCAGAGCGGGTATTTTTATTGCCAGCCTTAGGTAGTAAACGAGCATTAACCCCGGTTTTTTTCTCGTTCAAGAGGGGAAATAAACCTTTGCGGGTGCTGTAGTGAAAGGTGAGGGGCACCGGACGAAAATCGGAATTAACCAATACACAGGGGGGAGAATCGTTATGTTGTTCCCCTTGGCGTAATACTTTCAGAGACACCCCGGTACGGACTTGGTTAATCCATTCTGTCAATTGTTCCGGGTTACCAATGGTGGCGGACAAACCCACCAGTTGAATGGTGCTGGGACAGTAGATGATTGACTCTTCCCATACGGTACCCCGGCCCCGATCGCTGATGTAATGAACTTCGTCAAACACCACCGTTTCCACATCTTCCAAAGAAGTCCCCACTTCCCCAATGGGGGTTTCGTAGAGCATATTCCTAAAAATTTCCGTGGTCATTACCACCACTGGAGCATCGGCATTGATCACAGTATCGCCGGTAATTAAGCCCACTAATTGTGCAGCATTTTCTAAGCCTAACTTCTCTAATTTTTCCTGGAAATCCCGAATTTTTTGATTGGATAAAGCTTTGAGGGGGGTGGTGTAAAAAACCCTTTTTCCCCGGGCAATGGCCCGATAGATGGCGTATTCTCCCACCACGGTTTTACCGGAACCTGTGGGGGCACACACTACCACTGACTGGTCTTGATCCAGGGCGGCGATCGCCTCTTGTTGGAAGTCGTCCAATGGAAAAGTAAACAGATCAGCAGGGGAAGCGTAGGCTAAGGTTTTCACAGATTTAGGCAAAAGGGTGATTAAGTTCCCATTTTATCTGGTTATCTTGGGGGCAATTCAAACTAGGTATTTTCTCTCCATGCCAATTTGTTAGCACTGCCATCACCAAATCCGAGGCTGGAAGGTGGCGGGGGTATCTAGTTCAAAGATTTCATCCCGAATACGGGCAGTGTATAACCCAGCCTTTAGTACCTCTTCTCTGACCGCATTGGACAGATCCACGGCGGCGAGGATGCCATACAATTTTTTGTCTTGGTGTTCAGGGAAAAATTCTCGAAAACCCTGGAGATGGTTAATTAATTGACCGATGGATTCTGAGCGAGCATGGCTTTTGACTTCCACAATGATGGCCGTTTTAACCTCTCCGTTGGCATAGGCCATCACATCAAGTTCAATATGTTTGCCCTGTTTGCTGACTCGCACACTGGGGGTGACCACTTCCATGCCAAATTTTTCACGGAGAATGGTTTCCATGGAGGGTAACGCTAAACCTTCCGTAAAACTGCCAAATTTTTGCCCCAGCCCGCCAATTTGTTTACCTAATTCCCGGATTTGGCGATCTGTTTTTTGAAATCGGCGATCAGCTTCTTCTCGTTGCTCCTGAAATCGGCGATTGGACTCCTCCCGTTGCTCCTTAATTTGACGCTCTGTCTCTTTCTGAGCTTGGATTAGCTCTCCCAGTAATTGCCATACTTCATCCGCTGTTGTTGCCATAATCACCTAGGGTATATTTTGCTCTTTCCCCATTTTAAAGGGCGGTCGATTGAGACGTTAATCGTTTCTTGTTTGTCGTTGCACAATACTGAAAATTGTCCACATCCTCCTGAGTAAAGACCATCTCTTTCATTCCCAGTTAATTTTTATGTACTATTTGAGTTCTGTTTATCCTACGGCGATCGCCAAAATTTAACGAAAACCAAGCTAGACACATACAAAGTATTTTTGTAGCTGTGATTTTGACCTTGGGAACCGGGGATTCCGCCTATTGTCTAGCGGTAGGACAAGGTAGTAAAGGGCGCAAGTCTTCTAATATTTTGCAGGCTATTGGATAGGAAGCTCCGACTTCAGTGCAAGCGGGTTGGAATAGTTCACGCTCCCATGCCGGAATATTGTTTTAAGCCCTGGCGCCACAGCCAACGGTTGAGCAGGGCAAATAGGCCGATCCAAAGACCAATAATCAATAAACTGCGAAAAAAGGGTAGGGGTAAACCAACTAAGGCAGCGGCGGGGAAGTAAACACCGTAGGGGAATGGGGTGAGTAAAACAATTTGCCGTACCGAGTCGGGGAAAGCTTCCAAGGGAGCAATAACGCCAGAGAGGAAAATGTAAAACAAAAACCAAAGATCCTGGAGGGCGCTGGCCCGTTCGGTCCAAAAGGCACAGAGGGCAAAAGTGTACTGGATTAAAAAGTACAGAATAAAGGAACAGGCAATGCCAATCACCCCTTGGAGGAAATGCCAAGGATTGGGCAGCCAAAAGGCTTCGGGATAGAGAGAGAAAAAGAGAACAGTCAAAATAGCCAAAATGGGCAGGCGGGTCATTTTTTCCGCCCAGTGACGGGCAATGTGGTGCCACACCGGATCCAGCGGTTGCAGTAAACGGAAAGATAAAACCCCTTCCAGCACTTCCTTCTCAAACTCCCAAATGACCCAGATGGTGGTCAACTGACGCACTACGAAGACGGCAAAAAAATATTGGGCTACCTGGATGGCATTGAGGCTAAAGTCACCACTTTCTGCCGCCTGCACCCATACCCCCATCAAAATTAGGGGCAGGGAACCGGACAAAATCCAGAAGAAAATTTCCGCACGATACTCCACCATTTGGGCAAAGTACACAGTTAACAGTACCCGCAATTTGTGGGGAAAACGACCCATGGCATCGGTTGATTGGAACAGTGACCCCCATCAGGATTTCTGGAGGGAGCAAGTTCACTCTAACCTGCTTTTTCCTCAGCGGGAAAGGGCAATACCGGTAGGCGATCGCCCCGGAATACTTCTTCAGACAATTTACCCAGGGCTTCACTGCGACGACCAAGACAACGGGCCAAGCCCAGGGCGGATAGAACCGGTAGAGTTGCAGCGCTTAAAACTAGGTTGGTTAAAGGATCCATGGCGATTAAATTAGTAAAACTTGTTTTAACTCTAACGGGGCCAGAGTTTACGCCACCAGGGAATGGCATCTTGAGGCCCTTCCAGGTAATCAATTTTATTCTCAATTTCCGTCAGGGGCCACCCTGTTAAATTAGCGAGGGTTTTAGCCTCTTCCCGTTGGCGCTTTTGCACTGTTTGACGGTATTCCTTCGCGGCGGTGCAACTCATTTCCCCCCGGTAGGGACGACGCAACACATAACGACCTTGGAATAAATCCTGGTTAGCGGTGTTTTGAAAACGTAAATCCTCGGGAAATTTATCAGGGGTGTAGCGCAAATGCAAACGGGTAATAAACACATTGCTGGTGCGGGGCAAAGGCATACCCCGGAAAGCAGGACTGGAGTCGGCATCGGACTGGTCTAACCAAAACACACCCGCTTCCCTTAATTCTTGGGGAGACAGGGGATCGGCGGAACAGGGGTCACAACTGCCCATATCCCAGGAATATTCCAAAAAAGCCACATTGTTGCCAGAGCGTTTGTAGGCGGTGTCGAACATAGAGCCATAGAACTGGCCAAATTCCCCCTGAACGAATTCGGGTAAATCTAGATTGGAGGGGATTTTTTCAGTACGGTAGTTGGTTATTTCCACTGCGCCCCGGGGTGATAACAGATAGACAATCAACTCCTGGGGACCGTCCGCATTCACCATGCCCAAACGAATAGGCAACATAAACCGGGGGGATTCATAGGCCATCATCAATGGTCTTAGGGCTTGAAATCCTTGGCGATCAAATTCTTTGAGGTTAACTTTGGCGACAAAAAACTTCAGTCCCTGTTTGATATAGGCTCCGAGTACGTCGGTGGCTCCGGCGGGAATGCGGTAATTATTTTGACTTAACCAAGTTTCTAGGCCGTTAGACTCCTTGGCACTAAGGATGAGAATGTCATATTCCCCCACGGAAAATTGATTTTCAATGGTCACCCCCAATGCTTCATTGCTTACTTTTTCCTGGGCTCCTCGGCTCATGGTGGGGGCGGCAGGCATGGCATCCATAAATTGACGGCCACCGTAACTGTCACAGGGATTACTATCAAAATATTCCACCAAACGGGGGGCACTAAAATTGTCCAAACGCTCAATAATTTTCCTTTCCCCCACATTCACTTGGTCTTCTTGCAACACCACCGGCACCGGTACCACGAGGGCAAAGTCTTTTGCTTCCCCTTGGTAATCATTGGCCATGGTCAACACTGTCCGATCGCCGTCTTTGGCAATAATTACTTGGGAAGCATGGTTATAAAGACTAGTGTCAGCCTGGGCTACATAAAACCCACAAAAAGCTACAGCCGGCTGCACAAAAAGCAATAGGCCCAGCAGACAAGCTAATAAGATGACCTCTGGACGAAGATAGGCAAAAATTTTCCGGATGGCTTTGTCCATGGTTCTGGGTCCCGCTAGGTGGAAAACTGTCGAGATGATTGCTGGCAATTTGCAATATAGTCCGCATTATCGGCGATCGCCATCAGCAAATTGATGAAACTTTGTTAATTTTTGGATCATCATACTGTCGGGGGAAGATCAGCATCGTGAATGATTGTTAAGTTAGAAGTAATGATTTAATCATTCACCTTACTCCTCCCACTAAAAATTATGTTACTTTTCCTACTTCCAGGCAGCGGCGATCGTCTGGCCAAATTTTCTACCGCCCTACTGAGTTTTGTCCTTGTGACACTGGGAAATTTAGTGGCACCAATTGCCGTTGCGGCCCAGAATATTCCTCTGCGCCAAGGTGTACATTTTTACGGCGAGTCTGCCCAACCGGGGGTGGTGGGCCAGGAATATTTCATCTTTCAGGTACGGGGCAATCAACTGAGGGGAGCTTTTTTTGCCTACTATTCTGAGTTTGCTTGCACCCATGGCACCGTTTCTGCCCAAGCGTTGGATTTAGTGGTGGAAGACCCCTATGGTGAGCAGCCCCCTAGCCGTTTTGCCCTGGCCCTTGTGCCCCGATCGCCAGTGGCCCGCAGTGGCAACAATATTGATTTGACGTTAAAGGGGTTAAAAGAAATCAGCACCGTCGGCACAACGGAACAGGACATTTTAGCTGCCTGTTTATGAAGGTAGTCAAAATTAGTTAAACAAAATCCTTTCAAACCTTCTTCTACGGGATACGGGATCAAACCAAACTTCTTTTCCCTTCTCTGCCCCTGAGTGGGATCAATCCAGCGGTGTCCTACGTCACAAAGCCAGTAGGGTGGAATATGGCCACATTGCCAAGGAGTTTGATTTTTCATGGGCATGATTGACTGGGCCATTGTACTGGTCTATTCGGCGATTGTTATTGTCATTGGGGCGATCGCCAGTCGCAAACAAGATAACACTGATGAATATTTCCGGGGGGCGAAGCAAATTCCCTGGTGGGCCCTAGGTTTTTCCATCATTGCCACATCTTTTTCCGCCGCTTCTCTGTTGGGCGGCCCGGGGGAAGGTTACGGCCATGGCTTCTTGTATTTGCAATTACAGTTGGGGGATCTGATTGGCTATGGCCTAGTCATTGCTGTCTTTTTGCCATTTTTTGTCCGGCTCAATCTCACTACCGCCTATGAATACCTGGAAAAACGCTTTGATGCCAAAACCCGTTCCCTCGGTTCCCTTTGTTTTCTGCTGTTTGTCATTGCCCGCCTAGGGGGATTGTTATATGCCGCTGCCCTGGTGTTATCGGTACTCACAGGCATTGGTACTAACACTGCCATTGTAATGGTGGGAGTAATCTCGATTATCTACACCGTCGCCGGGGGCATCACTGCGGTGGTCTGGACAGACGTGTTGCAATTTGGCATGATTTTTGTCGGCTTAGGAGCGGGAATTTGGGCTGCCGTTACCTCTGTACCAGGGGGGTTTGGGGAACTGTGGCGCATCGCCGGAGAAAGCGGCAAATTGGTGGTGTTCAACTTCGACTGGGATCCAGCCTCCATTCGTTCTCTGCCCACTGCCCTTGTGGCCTATGGCATTTTAGCTTTTGCAGTAGCGGGCACTAACCAACAATCAGTCCAACGTTACGTTTCCTGTGCTGATGAGACATCGGCCCGGAAAGCGATTCTCCTGGGCTGGTTTTCCGGCTTTGTGGGGGTAGCAGCCACTCTGTTGTTGGGGGTTTTACTGTTTAGCTTCTACCAGCTACAGGGAAATTTACCGGCAAATGTTAAGCCCGATGAAATCCTTTCCTATTTTATCCTCAACCAAGTTCCCCCCGGAGCATCAGGGTTTTTGGTGGCGGCTATTTTTGCGGCGGCCATGTCCTCCATTGATTCGGCGTTGCACTCTTTGGCAACTTGTATGACGGTGGATTTTTACGACCGTTACATCAACGTCCGGGCCAGTGAAATTCTCTCGGTGCGGGTAGCCCAAGGATTAATTATCGTTTGGGGAATAGTGGCCATTTTTTCCGCCATTTATGCCGCTTCCACTGGGCAAGATCTACTAGAATTTTTGGTGTCCTACACCACCATGTTTTTGGGGCCGTTGTTGGGCATTTTCCTGATGGGGGTCTTGTTTCCCCGCATTAATGCCCTGGGCGCTTTTTACGGCACCGTGGCGGCGGTGTTGCTCGTCATTGTGGCTTCCAATGCTGGCTGGCTCACCTTCCCTGGCATTTGGCGATCGGCGATCACTGCTCCCCTGGCGATTCTATTGGGTTTAGGCATTTCCCTCTTTGCTAGCGCCCCAACCCCCAAACATTTACTCGGTTTGACCATTTGGCATTCGGTAACAGATGCTCCTGGCACCAGTGCTGTAGCCAAGCCGGGGGCTAATGATCAGGATTTAGGGGACTAAATGGGTAAATATGGGTCAGATCAGATTTAACCCCATTGCCCAAGGTTCGGACAGTGGGTCTAGAGCCAAAGGGGGTTGATTACATTGCCCTGCTAATTTACCCCATCATTGCTAACTGAACTATTCAATTGTTTAGATTCTTTATCTATGAAATATTCATTATTTTTCGTCACGGCGATCGCCACTGTTTTCGGAGGCTTAACTCCAGGTCAATGCCAAGCCATGGCCCAGGGAAGGGAACCATTGATAGTGGCCCAATCCCCCAACCAGAATTTGCGGAGTTTTTTTGAAACTGGCCGTCCCCAGTCCCAGGATACTTTGCGATTTCAACGTCCTCCCAGCAGTGTGCCCCCCATTCGTCCCAGTGCCAATAATTGGCAGTTGATTGTTTTTAGCCAAGGCAATGTTTCTTTTTGGATGCCCCCCGGAATTCTGGCCCAGGATAGCGTGGTCATTGGTACTTCAGAAGGGGATTTAAATTTTCAAACCTTGACCAGCACCGACGATGATCATCGTTATGTGGCGGCCTATGCAACGGGGTTAACTGAGCAGCAAATCAGCGATCCCATGGCCTTATTTACGGCCATGCAAGCTAGGGTCGCACCGACAGAAACCTTTTCTCTGATGAATGAGCGCCCGGTGACGTTGGGGGACTATCAAGGCTCGGAATTCACATTTGCAAGTGATACGGAAAGGGTGGTTTTTCGTACCTATTTAGTGGGGGATAAAATCTATGCCATGGGGGTAATACAGCCTTTGAATAGTACTAGGGATAATGCGGCCCGTACCTTTCTCAATGCGTTACAGTTCATTGATAGCTGAGGTCCTGGTCACACCAGGATGAACTTCAACCTGGCGATTGCCAAAATCTTCATAGAAGAAGGTAAAGGTTGATTCTAATTGCCCTGATTGTTGCTAGATTCCCAGCGAAATAGCCCAGCCATCAGGGCCACTACCCCCAGTTGGAGAGCCAAATTAGGCAAAATTTCCGTGGGGTCGTAGCCGGCCAGGAGTCGGAGACTAAAAATAAACACACCAATCAGGCCGGAAGCCCCCAAGCCCAGGTAGATAAATTTACGTAAACCTCGATAGGGAGCCTCGGCCTCAGCCTTTAAGCGTTCAAATTGGTCTTTGTTATTAGGCAAAATTTTCAGGGAATTGGGTCAGAAAATTACAACAATTTTTCGATGTCCGCCGCAATCTCATCGGGTTTGGTGATGGAGCCGTAGCGTTTGACCACTTTACCCTGGCGATCGACCAAAAATTTGGTGAAATTCCATTTAATGTCCTCCGCATTGCCCAAAAAAGGAATGGCCATACCGGGGCTAGCTTCAGTTAAAAACTTAAACAAGGGATGGGCATTGGAGCCATTGACTTCCACCTTTTCAAACACAGGAAAGGTTACTCCATAACGGGTTTCGCAAAAGTTTTTAATTTCCCCTGAGCCACCGGGTTCCTGCTGGCCAAACTGATTACAGGGAAAACCAAGTACCGTAAAACCCCGATCGCCAAATTGGTTCTGTAGGGTCTGGAGACCTTCATATTGGGGGGTGAAGCCGCATTGACTGGCGGTGTTGACAATTAACAGCACCTTACCTTCAAAGTCCCTCATCGCTACGGAGGAACCATCCAAGGCATTGGCAGAAAAACCGTAGATTGTGTTGTTGGCTTGGGCAGTCATAGAATTAGTGAAGTAAAAACAGTAAAAAAAGACTTGTCTAACTCAACAAATCAATCAACAATTTATGTAGTCTAACAAAAACTCAGAGGGGAGCAGATTACGCTCAGGAGAGAGGGAATGGCATTCAGCTGCAGGTGTTTGCGGTGGCGAGACTAGGCACTGACCACATCCCCCATCAGTAGTCCAGCAATGAGTAACAATAGCAGAGCCACACAAAAGTCAAGAATTTGTGGATCTAGGCGGCGAGCGATCCAATACCCTAGGGAAACCCCCAACAAACTGGTGGAAATGAGGGCTAAGGCTGAGCCGGCAAACACTACCCAGGGAGATTGGGATTCGGCGCTAATCAACAATGTACTTAGTTGGGTTTTATCACCCATTTCCGCCAAAAAGATGGTTAAGAAGGTGGAGAAGAATACTGGGCGAAAATAATTGGGAGAAGCAGGTAGATCTTGGCTCACGGCGGTTCGACTAAATGGAAGTCACAGCGGTAATGGTGGGGACTCAGCGATGCATTGACATCCTAGCGGATCGGGGGACAGGAAATTTTTTCCTCTTTTCCCGAGGCTAACTCCAATGTTCTAAGCAAAAGTATGGGCGAGATAGTCACCGGCATAGCCAAACGGCTTAAATCCAATCTTCCTCTTCATCAGTATCGTTACTTTCTCCCGCCCCGGGGGGATTTGGCGCAGCATTGATTATCCGGTAGGGGGCATCATAAACACCCCTTGGACCAGGGGACTGGGTATCTGATTGCTCGTTTTTATCAGTTTTCGGTCGGGCCGGGCGATATTGCTGGGAATAGATGGTGCCTTCCCGTTTAGTATTTTGGGGCGTTTGGGGGGCTTCAAATTGTCGTAGATCCGGCAAAGGTTCCCTGGGGGGTGGGGGAGCTATTTCCTCTGGGGCTACAGGGGGGGAAGGCCTAGGCGTATTATTTCCTCGATCGCCCAGGTCGTTCTCGGAGGCTATGGCTGGACTTGGGCCCGTTATTTCGGGGGATAAATTTTCCCTATTTCTGCGGGCGGGGCGGGGGGAATCTTGCACTGTCGGTCGGGGCTGAGCCAGGGGTTTGGGGTCAGACCAATCGGCTAAGTCGGGTTCTGGTTCATCCCAATCCCATTCTTCCTTCATGGTGGCTGGTTCCGGTGCCCGTTGGGGGCTAGGGGGAGTGGTGGGGGGCGGGGGTGGCTCAAAGGATTCCAGTGGCGATCGCCGGGGGGGATTGGGGCGAAAATTTTGGGGCCTAGCTTTGGGCTGGCCGAGGGAACTCAGGACATTGATCAGCACACTGGCCAAAACTCCCAGGGTAAGGAATAGCACTACCCACAACCCCAGGGGCAAAGTGAAGCTAGCTAGGGCGGATTCAGCCGTGGTGCCGAAAAAATTTAGTTGTATGGGTTGTCGATTTTGCAGGAAAAAAATTAATCCTGTTCCTATCAAAAGAATGAGCAGTAAACCTTGCATTGTTCACCAAAAATCGCCAGGGAATAACTCCAGCCTACAATTGGGGGGACAATTGACGAGCACCTTGTTCCTCTACCAGCGTGGAAACCATGGCCGCCATCAAAATCTCTGGGGTCACAGTAAAGGGTAAACGGTGAATGTCTGAATTGGGTAAACAGGTAAAGTCCGCCGCCTGTCGTAACTCCTCCAGGGAAATTTGCCCCAGACCCAGATTCTCAAGGGTTTTGGGCAAACCAATCTGGTCGTAAAAGCTTAACAATTGCCGGCGAGCAGTAGCTGCCAGTTGATTACCGCTGACCAATTCCTCTAGGCGTAACTGTACCAAAATGCCGTAGGCGACTTTTTCCCCGTGGAGAGCGTGGTGAGCCCGGGGCAATTGGGTTAAACCATTATGCACAGCATGGGCCGCAACGGTACGACAGTTGGCACCACCCAAACCACCGATTACCCCCGCCATCAACAAACTGGCATCCACCACTTCCCGCCAAGTTTCACTGCCTGGTTGGGCCAGGGCTTCAGCGGATTTTTGCAGAAGAATATCCCGTAAAATGCGGGCCTGTTGCACCGCGGCCACGGTGAAGGTGTCACTGGATTGGCCACTACTGACAGAAGCTTCATACCATTTGGCGATCGCATCTCCAATGCCGGCAATTAGTAATCTCGGTTCCGCCCGCTGGATTAGTTCATAATCCACAACCAACAAATCTGGGCAACGGTCTAGGGCTACGTCGTAACAGAAAGCCCTGGTTTCGCTGTAAACATTGGCCAGGGCAGTCCAACCTGCACAGGTAGCAGCAGAAGTGGGCACTGTGGCGATCGCCAATTGGGTTTGATGGGCTAATAACTTGGCCGTGTCTAGGGCTTTACCTCCCCCCATACCCAAGATAAAATTCGGTTGTTCCTGGTGAACCCGTTGCCGCAATTGTTGAAGGGAAGACTCGGCGCAGTCAGGTAAATAGCTGGCCAGAGGGAGGGTCAGACCATAATTTTTTTGCAATGTTTCTAAAGACTTTGACCCCAGCTTAGCGGTGTGGTTACCCGTTACCACCAGACCCTTACTCCCCAATTTTTGTAAATGTGCCCCTGCCTGGGCCAAGGCACTGCGAATCACCACCGTGGGGGCGATCGCCATGGAAGCCAAAGGTTGGGTAACAGGGGAGATTGATGGGGCCATAGTCGCAGGTTTATTGAGTCGCAATGATTGCCAAAATTTAATTTGAAACCAGGTTATGCCAGCCTAGCTTTGGGCTATTGATTCGGGAAAATCACTGGTATTAATTGGCTCAAAACTATTTTAGAGAAAAAAAGAAGCTTTTTGCCGCTGTCCCCTACTCCGATCGCAAAGCCCTGATACTCACCCGGGACAAATCAATGGTGAAAACTGGGTTAATGCTATGGTGACCAGGTTTAGCATGAAGTTTTGTAACGGCTTTGTAAAGCTCTATTGCAACTTTGCCATCCCAGCGGC is a window of Synechocystis sp. PCC 7338 DNA encoding:
- a CDS encoding TMEM165/GDT1 family protein codes for the protein MSQDLPASPNYFRPVFFSTFLTIFLAEMGDKTQLSTLLISAESQSPWVVFAGSALALISTSLLGVSLGYWIARRLDPQILDFCVALLLLLIAGLLMGDVVSA
- a CDS encoding iron-containing alcohol dehydrogenase family protein, coding for MAPSISPVTQPLASMAIAPTVVIRSALAQAGAHLQKLGSKGLVVTGNHTAKLGSKSLETLQKNYGLTLPLASYLPDCAESSLQQLRQRVHQEQPNFILGMGGGKALDTAKLLAHQTQLAIATVPTSAATCAGWTALANVYSETRAFCYDVALDRCPDLLVVDYELIQRAEPRLLIAGIGDAIAKWYEASVSSGQSSDTFTVAAVQQARILRDILLQKSAEALAQPGSETWREVVDASLLMAGVIGGLGGANCRTVAAHAVHNGLTQLPRAHHALHGEKVAYGILVQLRLEELVSGNQLAATARRQLLSFYDQIGLPKTLENLGLGQISLEELRQAADFTCLPNSDIHRLPFTVTPEILMAAMVSTLVEEQGARQLSPQL
- a CDS encoding LapA family protein, translated to MQGLLLILLIGTGLIFFLQNRQPIQLNFFGTTAESALASFTLPLGLWVVLFLTLGVLASVLINVLSSLGQPKARPQNFRPNPPRRSPLESFEPPPPPTTPPSPQRAPEPATMKEEWDWDEPEPDLADWSDPKPLAQPRPTVQDSPRPARRNRENLSPEITGPSPAIASENDLGDRGNNTPRPSPPVAPEEIAPPPPREPLPDLRQFEAPQTPQNTKREGTIYSQQYRPARPKTDKNEQSDTQSPGPRGVYDAPYRIINAAPNPPGAGESNDTDEEEDWI
- a CDS encoding glutathione peroxidase is translated as MTAQANNTIYGFSANALDGSSVAMRDFEGKVLLIVNTASQCGFTPQYEGLQTLQNQFGDRGFTVLGFPCNQFGQQEPGGSGEIKNFCETRYGVTFPVFEKVEVNGSNAHPLFKFLTEASPGMAIPFLGNAEDIKWNFTKFLVDRQGKVVKRYGSITKPDEIAADIEKLL